In a single window of the Osmerus eperlanus chromosome 2, fOsmEpe2.1, whole genome shotgun sequence genome:
- the LOC134014905 gene encoding E3 ubiquitin-protein ligase TRIM21-like isoform X2: protein MSDDRKQVTCGDEQQDIPDTAERFDGIPCVLGRQGFSSGRFYSEVQVKDKIEWTLGVAKESCKREVYMALGSIFGYWTIRLREGKYEALTDHQVPLHLSQKPQKVGVFVDYEVGKVSFYNVEARCHIYSFTDCSFTERLHPFFSPGSPVDFHVNIAPLVICPVEGVVPESPSLVSQSRPEPSQGVQAGSSTTLQLTSLNLKHMNLIQLTSLNLKHMNLIQLTSLNLKHMNLIQLTSLNLKQLKQIQVTGHYWIKVTSLNLKHMNLIQVTSHYWIKVTSLNQVRRQSSQCLYWGSQLLIKCDVC, encoded by the exons ATGTCTGATGACAGGAAGCAAGTGACATGTGGAGATGAACAACAGGACATTCCTGACACCGCAGAGAGGTTTGATGGGATCCCTTGTGTCCTTGGAAGAcagggcttctcctcagggaGGTTTTACTCTGAGGTGCAGGTGAAGGACAAAATTGAATGGACTTTAGGAGTAGCTAAAGAATCCTGCAAGAGGGAGGTGTATATGGCACTGGGATCAATATTTGGATACTGGACAATTAGACTGAGGGAAGGTAAATACGAGGCTCTGACTGACCATCAAGTCCCCCTCCACCTGAGCCAGAAGCCCCagaaggtgggggtgtttgtggactATGAGGTGGGCAAAGTGTCCTTCTACAATGTGGAGGCCAGGTGTCATATCTACTCTTTCACTGACTGTTCCTTCACTGAGAGACTTCATCCATTCTTCAGCCCTGGCTCTCCAGTGGACTTCCATGTGAACATCGCTCCTCTGGTCATCTGTCCTGTAGAGGGTGTTGTACCTGAGTCCCCCAGTCTGGTGTCACAGTCCAGACCTGAGCCCTCCCAAGGGGTCCAGGCTGGGTCCAGTACAACTCTTCAGCTCACCAGTCTGAATCTCAAACATATGAATCTGATTCAGCTCACCAGTCTGAATCTCAAACATATGAATCTGATTCAGCTCACCAGTCTGAATCTCAAACATATGAATCTGATTCAGCTCACCAGTCTGAATCTCAAGCAGTTGAAACAGATTCAGGTCACCGGTCATTACTGGATCAAGGTCACCAGTCTGAATCTCAAACATATGAATCTGATTCAG GTCACCAGTCATTACTGGATCAAGGTCACCAGTCTGAATCAAGTGAGGAGACAATCGAGTCAGTGTCTTTACTGGGGCAGTCAGCTTCTTATAAAGTGTGATGTTTGTTAG
- the LOC134014905 gene encoding E3 ubiquitin-protein ligase TRIM21-like isoform X1 gives MSDDRKQVTCGDEQQDIPDTAERFDGIPCVLGRQGFSSGRFYSEVQVKDKIEWTLGVAKESCKREVYMALGSIFGYWTIRLREGKYEALTDHQVPLHLSQKPQKVGVFVDYEVGKVSFYNVEARCHIYSFTDCSFTERLHPFFSPGSPVDFHVNIAPLVICPVEGVVPESPSLVSQSRPEPSQGVQAGSSTTLQLTSLNLKHMNLIQLTSLNLKHMNLIQLTSLNLKHMNLIQLTSLNLKQLKQIQVTGHYWIKVTSLNLKHMNLIQVTCLKLKHMNLIQVTSHYWIKVTSLNQVRRQSSQCLYWGSQLLIKCDVC, from the coding sequence ATGTCTGATGACAGGAAGCAAGTGACATGTGGAGATGAACAACAGGACATTCCTGACACCGCAGAGAGGTTTGATGGGATCCCTTGTGTCCTTGGAAGAcagggcttctcctcagggaGGTTTTACTCTGAGGTGCAGGTGAAGGACAAAATTGAATGGACTTTAGGAGTAGCTAAAGAATCCTGCAAGAGGGAGGTGTATATGGCACTGGGATCAATATTTGGATACTGGACAATTAGACTGAGGGAAGGTAAATACGAGGCTCTGACTGACCATCAAGTCCCCCTCCACCTGAGCCAGAAGCCCCagaaggtgggggtgtttgtggactATGAGGTGGGCAAAGTGTCCTTCTACAATGTGGAGGCCAGGTGTCATATCTACTCTTTCACTGACTGTTCCTTCACTGAGAGACTTCATCCATTCTTCAGCCCTGGCTCTCCAGTGGACTTCCATGTGAACATCGCTCCTCTGGTCATCTGTCCTGTAGAGGGTGTTGTACCTGAGTCCCCCAGTCTGGTGTCACAGTCCAGACCTGAGCCCTCCCAAGGGGTCCAGGCTGGGTCCAGTACAACTCTTCAGCTCACCAGTCTGAATCTCAAACATATGAATCTGATTCAGCTCACCAGTCTGAATCTCAAACATATGAATCTGATTCAGCTCACCAGTCTGAATCTCAAACATATGAATCTGATTCAGCTCACCAGTCTGAATCTCAAGCAGTTGAAACAGATTCAGGTCACCGGTCATTACTGGATCAAGGTCACCAGTCTGAATCTCAAACATATGAATCTGATTCAGGTAACCTGTCTGAAACTCAAACATATGAATCTGATTCAGGTCACCAGTCATTACTGGATCAAGGTCACCAGTCTGAATCAAGTGAGGAGACAATCGAGTCAGTGTCTTTACTGGGGCAGTCAGCTTCTTATAAAGTGTGATGTTTGTTAG